The window AATCTACTTTTTTACATATTTTAGGAGCATTAGAAAGACCTACAAAAGGCACTGTGCTTTATTATGGAAAAGACATATTCAATCTTTCACCAAAAGAATTAGCAAGATTTCGAAATCAAAAAATAGGTTTTGTTTTTCAATTTCATTATTTATTACCAGAATTTACTGCTTTAGAAAATCTTATGTTACCTGCTTTAATAGCAGGTTGGTCTAAAGAAAAAGCAAAGAAAAGAGCAAATGAATTATTAGAAGAAGTAGTTTTGACTGAGAAAGCTCATCATCGACCAGGAGAACTATCTGGAGGAGAACAGCAGCGAGTAGCTATTGCTCGTGCCCTTATGCTTGAACCAGAAATAGTTTTAGCTGATGAACCTACTGGCAATTTAGATGAAATGACAGCCAAAAAGGTACAAATGCTTCTTTTTTCTCTTTATCAAAAAAAGAGAATCACTTTGATAGTAGCTACACATAACCTGAGATTCGCAGCCTTATTTCCTATTTGTTATGAATTGACAGACGGACAGTTTAAAAGGAGAGAACTTAAGTGAGGCGATATTTGATTTTTATTCTTTTTATAATTTTGTTTTTTTCATTTAAAGCTTTAGGAAAAGAAAAATTAGAGGTAAGTGTAGCTCCTTTTATTATTTATGCTCCAAAAAATATGAAAAATTTAGGTATTGAAATAGCAAAAAAATTAGAAAAAAAATTACCTAGTGATAAAATCCAAATTATCTCTTGGGCAGAAAAACCGCCAGTTAGTTTAGAAAAGGCAAGAAAAATTGGAGAAACATGGGGAATTGATTATATTATTTGGGGAAGCTTAACTTTTTTAGGTGAAAGAATTAGCTTTGATATCACAATCATTGAAACAGGAGGTATAAGACCACCTATTTCTATATATAAAGAAATCTATTCTATTGAAGCAATAGATTTGGTCTTAAATGATATAGTAAAAGAAATTATATTTAAGCTATTTAAAAAAGAAAAGATTGTGCGTTTGGAAATTTTAGGACATAAAGGAGTAGATAAAGATGCTATTTTAGCAGTAATGAAAACAAAAGAAGGTGATTTATTTAATCCAAGAACAATAAGAGAGGATATAAAATCTATTTTTAAATTGGGTTTTTTTAGAGATATTAAAGTAGAAGTAGAAGACTTACCTCAGGGAAAAGTAGTAAAATTCATTCTTACAGAAAAACCTTTAATAAAAAGAATTATTATACAAGGAAACAAAGCTATCAAAGAAGAAAATATTCAAGAAGTTATTGTTTTAAAACCAAATACTATTTTAAAAGAAGATTTATTAACAAAATCAATAGAACAAATAAAACTTTTATATCAAAAAGAAGCATATTTTGATGCGCAAATAAATTATGAAATTGAACCTATTACAGAACAAGAAGTAAAAGTAATATTTAAAATTCAGGAAGGCGAAAAAGCTTATATTAAAAAAATTATTTTTAAAGGTAATAAAGCCTTTAAAGATAAAACTTTGAAAAAATTAATGAAAAATAAAGAAAAATGGTTTTTTTCTTTTATTACTGGCTCAGGAAAGTTGAAGCGAGAAGAGCTTGAACATGATGTCAATAGAATCATCAATTTTTATTATAATCATGGTTACATCAATGCCAAAATAGGTGAACCACAAATTAAACACAAAGGAAGAGAGATTTATATTATTATACCTATTGAAGAAGGAAAACAATATAGAGTTGGTCAGATTTCTTTTAGTGGAGAATTAATTGAAACAGAAACTAAGTTAAAAAAATATTTAAAACTTAAAAAAGGTGATA of the Candidatus Desulfofervidus auxilii genome contains:
- a CDS encoding ABC transporter ATP-binding protein, translating into MSKIILEIKELWKSFFFKGERIDVLKGINLNIHTGEAIAIIGASGVGKSTFLHILGALERPTKGTVLYYGKDIFNLSPKELARFRNQKIGFVFQFHYLLPEFTALENLMLPALIAGWSKEKAKKRANELLEEVVLTEKAHHRPGELSGGEQQRVAIARALMLEPEIVLADEPTGNLDEMTAKKVQMLLFSLYQKKRITLIVATHNLRFAALFPICYELTDGQFKRRELK